In the bacterium genome, one interval contains:
- a CDS encoding GWxTD domain-containing protein — protein MLRKRYFLGLGLIALLLALAAPAWAVKTVEMPENFGSDQWAMSHYREAVDYLKYITKKDVQNRLLAVPENLRQEAWDEFWAPYDPVKKTPDNEFKTEYFKRIRYANENFGSILQPGWLTDRGEAYVRMGPPSDIERYTMRSGGRDVYIWVYINTAHEVDLYFVDRTGVGDFDLLNPQDMIEESYIYGH, from the coding sequence ATGTTGAGGAAACGGTATTTCCTGGGGCTGGGGCTGATCGCCCTGCTGCTTGCGCTGGCGGCTCCGGCCTGGGCGGTGAAAACGGTCGAGATGCCGGAGAATTTCGGCTCGGACCAGTGGGCGATGTCCCACTACCGCGAGGCGGTGGATTACTTGAAGTACATCACGAAGAAGGATGTCCAGAACCGTCTGCTCGCAGTGCCGGAGAACCTGCGCCAGGAGGCCTGGGACGAGTTCTGGGCGCCGTACGACCCGGTCAAGAAAACTCCGGATAACGAGTTCAAGACCGAGTATTTCAAGCGTATCCGCTACGCCAACGAGAATTTCGGCTCGATCCTGCAGCCGGGCTGGCTGACCGACCGCGGTGAGGCCTATGTCCGCATGGGGCCGCCCAGCGACATCGAGCGCTACACCATGCGTTCCGGTGGGCGTGATGTGTACATCTGGGTCTACATCAACACCGCGCACGAGGTGGACCTGTATTTCGTGGACCGCACCGGGGTGGGCGATTTCGACCTGCTCAACCCGCAGGACATGATCGAAGAGTCCTATATCTACGGTCATTGA
- the mtnA gene encoding S-methyl-5-thioribose-1-phosphate isomerase, protein MPVTTIEWLGHAPDGRVRLIDQTLLPVEEKYLERSEYTDLAADIYRLAVRGAPAIGVAGAFGVVLGVQGCAGLAPDSFMARLNEVCDRLAATRPTAVNLSWAVERMRRLALSLAPKASPAGTIEALEREALELFEEDRRLCRSIGEHGAALLPDGARVLTHCNAGALATAGIGTALAAIYVAAEQGRRVSVYADETRPLLQGARLTAWELHRAGIEVTLICDNMAASVMAAGKVDLVITGADRIAANGDAANKIGTHGVAVLAARFGIPFYVAAPFSTFDLSLADGSGIPIEERAREEVAAPLGRTAAPEGVRVFNPAFDVTPAELIAGLITDRGVIRPPFRENIARLLGPA, encoded by the coding sequence ATGCCGGTCACCACGATTGAATGGCTCGGACATGCGCCGGACGGGCGCGTCCGGCTGATAGACCAGACCCTTCTTCCAGTCGAGGAGAAATACCTCGAACGAAGCGAATACACCGACCTGGCGGCCGACATCTACCGTCTGGCCGTACGCGGGGCGCCGGCCATCGGCGTGGCCGGGGCTTTCGGGGTCGTGTTGGGTGTGCAGGGCTGCGCCGGGCTGGCGCCAGACAGTTTCATGGCCCGGCTGAACGAGGTCTGCGACCGTCTGGCCGCCACCCGTCCCACCGCGGTCAACCTCTCCTGGGCCGTTGAACGCATGCGCCGCCTGGCCCTGTCTCTCGCGCCCAAGGCCTCCCCGGCCGGGACAATCGAGGCCTTGGAGCGCGAGGCCCTGGAGCTATTCGAGGAGGACCGCCGTCTGTGCCGCTCCATCGGCGAGCACGGGGCGGCTCTGCTGCCGGACGGGGCCCGGGTGCTGACCCACTGCAACGCCGGGGCCCTGGCCACGGCCGGGATCGGCACCGCCCTGGCCGCAATCTACGTGGCCGCCGAGCAGGGCCGCAGAGTGTCGGTCTATGCCGATGAGACCCGCCCGCTGCTGCAGGGGGCGCGCCTGACCGCCTGGGAGCTGCACCGCGCAGGGATCGAGGTTACTCTTATCTGCGACAACATGGCCGCCAGCGTGATGGCGGCCGGCAAAGTGGACCTGGTGATCACCGGGGCCGACCGGATCGCGGCCAACGGGGACGCCGCCAACAAGATCGGCACCCACGGCGTGGCGGTCCTGGCCGCGAGGTTCGGCATCCCGTTCTACGTGGCCGCACCGTTCAGCACGTTCGACCTGAGCCTGGCCGATGGCTCCGGCATCCCGATCGAGGAGCGCGCGCGCGAGGAGGTGGCCGCCCCCCTGGGCCGCACCGCCGCACCCGAGGGCGTGCGGGTGTTCAACCCGGCGTTCGATGTCACACCGGCCGAGCTGATCGCCGGCCTGATCACCGACCGCGGCGTGATCCGTCCACCTTTCCGTGAAAACATCGCCCGCCTGCTCGGACCGGCGTGA
- a CDS encoding citrate (Si)-synthase — MTRLKEKLAAVIPGLREEIQSLLKEYGQKQVSEVTLQQLFGGMRGVKSMICDTSLVDPVRGLLIRGRPILDLVDREPEEIFHLLLLDELPDKEDLEELQAVMNGHGPLPEFVWKVQKALAPDTHPMVRFSIGIMMLERESRFRRLYDEGMKKTDYWESTLEDSLHLLSMLPELAAGIYRIHTGKGDPIPPNPRLGWAANYAYMLGMENTNGEFSDLMRLYLVLHSDHEGGNVSAFTTHVVGSALSDAYYAVSAGMNGLAGPLHGLANQECLHFVFEIREKYNGVPTDEQIQEYCWDTLNNGKVIPGYGHAVLRETDPRFTALHNFGTAHCPKSDLFHIVDRLFNLVPDILKQQGKAKNPYPNVDAVSGSLLFHYGLEEYDYYTVLFGVSRAMGMLSQLVLNRALGAPIFRPKSVGTGWVKSNLLAQ; from the coding sequence ATGACGAGACTCAAAGAAAAGCTGGCGGCTGTAATCCCCGGTTTGCGCGAGGAAATCCAGTCTCTTCTTAAAGAGTACGGGCAAAAGCAGGTTTCCGAGGTCACCCTGCAGCAGTTGTTCGGCGGGATGCGAGGGGTCAAGTCGATGATCTGCGACACCTCGCTGGTCGACCCTGTCCGCGGGCTGCTGATCCGGGGCCGCCCGATCCTCGACCTGGTGGACCGCGAGCCTGAGGAGATATTCCACCTCCTGCTGCTCGACGAGCTTCCGGACAAGGAAGACCTCGAGGAACTGCAGGCGGTGATGAACGGCCACGGCCCCCTGCCCGAGTTCGTCTGGAAAGTCCAGAAAGCCCTGGCCCCGGACACCCACCCGATGGTCCGGTTCAGCATCGGGATCATGATGCTCGAGCGCGAGAGCCGCTTCCGCCGTCTGTACGACGAGGGAATGAAGAAGACCGACTACTGGGAATCAACCCTGGAAGATTCGCTGCACCTGCTCTCGATGCTGCCCGAGCTGGCCGCAGGCATCTACCGCATCCACACCGGCAAGGGCGACCCGATCCCGCCCAACCCGCGCCTTGGCTGGGCCGCCAACTACGCCTACATGCTGGGCATGGAGAACACCAACGGCGAGTTCTCGGACCTGATGCGCCTGTACCTGGTGCTGCACAGTGACCACGAGGGCGGCAATGTCAGCGCTTTCACCACGCACGTGGTCGGCTCGGCCCTGTCGGACGCCTACTACGCGGTGAGCGCCGGCATGAACGGCCTGGCCGGCCCGCTGCACGGTCTGGCCAACCAGGAATGCCTGCATTTCGTGTTCGAGATACGCGAGAAATACAACGGCGTGCCCACGGATGAGCAGATCCAGGAATATTGCTGGGACACGCTCAACAACGGCAAGGTTATCCCCGGCTACGGGCATGCGGTGCTGCGCGAGACCGACCCGCGGTTCACCGCCCTGCACAATTTCGGCACGGCCCACTGCCCCAAGTCCGACCTGTTCCACATCGTGGACCGGCTGTTCAACCTGGTGCCGGACATCCTCAAGCAGCAGGGCAAGGCCAAGAACCCCTATCCGAACGTGGATGCGGTCTCGGGCAGCCTGCTATTCCATTACGGGCTGGAGGAGTACGACTACTACACGGTCCTGTTCGGAGTGTCCCGCGCCATGGGCATGCTCAGCCAGCTAGTGCTTAACCGTGCCCTGGGCGCCCCGATCTTCCGTCCCAAGTCGGTGGGCACCGGATGGGTCAAGAGCAATTTGTTGGCCCAGTGA
- a CDS encoding dihydroorotate dehydrogenase-like protein yields the protein MADLKTRYLNLELKNPLVVASSGLTRNAKMVKQCEELGAGAVVLKSIFEEDIRRKDNTFQDSLMDHPEAADYFSAEVGLIYGPNEYCSEIEKARKAVSIPVIASVNCAEPRFWTGYAAQIEAAGASALELNLSVPSAGLEQSSSRSEQQFYDIVTAVRSQVRIPLAVKMSGQLTCPQNVAANLVRAGADGLVLFNRQTGLDIDLETGRAFAAKGDQGLSSPHYIYYPLRWVSILRQVLPEVSISASGGVHSGDAFIKYILAGADTVQVCSLFYREGLRKIGALLGALEAYLDRRGVARVDTLRGSAKMQLPIGSREQQRLEYMELSRGRYMEVDTSDGGGLVFESHSGE from the coding sequence ATGGCTGATCTGAAGACTCGATACCTGAACCTGGAGCTGAAAAACCCGCTGGTGGTAGCCAGCAGCGGCCTGACCCGTAACGCCAAGATGGTCAAGCAGTGCGAGGAGCTGGGGGCCGGCGCGGTGGTGCTGAAAAGCATTTTCGAGGAGGATATCCGCCGCAAGGACAACACGTTCCAAGACAGCCTGATGGATCACCCCGAGGCGGCGGACTATTTCTCGGCCGAGGTGGGGCTGATCTACGGGCCGAACGAGTACTGCTCCGAGATCGAGAAAGCGCGCAAGGCGGTCTCGATCCCGGTCATCGCCTCGGTCAACTGCGCCGAGCCGCGCTTCTGGACCGGCTACGCGGCCCAGATCGAAGCGGCCGGGGCCAGCGCCCTGGAGCTGAACCTGTCGGTGCCCTCGGCCGGGCTGGAGCAGTCCTCGTCCCGGAGCGAGCAGCAGTTCTACGACATAGTCACAGCCGTGCGTTCCCAGGTGCGGATTCCCCTGGCGGTCAAGATGAGCGGCCAGCTCACCTGCCCACAGAACGTGGCCGCGAACCTGGTCCGCGCCGGGGCGGATGGGCTCGTCCTGTTCAACCGTCAGACCGGCCTCGACATCGACCTCGAGACCGGGCGGGCGTTCGCCGCCAAGGGCGACCAGGGGCTTTCCTCGCCGCACTACATCTACTATCCGCTGCGCTGGGTCTCGATCCTGCGCCAGGTGCTGCCTGAGGTCTCTATTTCCGCCTCCGGAGGGGTGCACAGCGGGGACGCTTTCATCAAGTACATCCTGGCCGGGGCAGACACGGTGCAGGTCTGCTCTCTGTTCTACCGTGAGGGGCTGCGCAAGATCGGCGCTCTGCTGGGGGCGCTGGAGGCTTACCTCGACCGCCGGGGCGTGGCCCGGGTGGACACCCTGCGTGGCTCGGCCAAAATGCAGCTTCCTATCGGCAGCCGCGAGCAGCAGCGGCTCGAATACATGGAGCTCAGCCGCGGACGCTACATGGAGGTGGATACATCGGACGGCGGCGGGCTGGTGTTCGAAAGTCACTCCGGGGAGTGA
- a CDS encoding M48 family metallopeptidase: MSWRGYALAGLLAAAPLAAGGCAAIRNINFYSTSEEVQLGQALDKEIHKQYTVLNDQKLDSFLQERGDKLVAVSSRTDLKYHFVAVKDEAVNAFAIPGGYCYINLGLIRNVETEAELISVVAHELSHVTNRHSVKRLSQMQLLDAAQQIALGNSGTLANTVAGMFTTVGMLSYSREYERQADHDGLMVMYKAGYDPNGMVKMFEMLKSKQQSPETKGWQNLLSTHPMTDERIQNAKALIATLPPREGLIENSPQWAEFRKYVNEKYPAPPPKAEKK; the protein is encoded by the coding sequence ATGAGCTGGCGCGGATATGCCCTGGCCGGGCTGCTGGCGGCTGCACCACTTGCCGCAGGCGGTTGTGCGGCTATCAGAAATATAAATTTTTACTCCACCTCGGAGGAGGTCCAACTCGGCCAGGCCCTGGACAAGGAAATCCACAAGCAGTACACGGTGCTTAACGACCAGAAGCTCGACTCGTTCCTGCAGGAGCGGGGCGACAAGCTGGTGGCGGTCTCCTCCCGCACTGATCTGAAATACCATTTCGTGGCGGTCAAGGATGAAGCGGTAAACGCGTTCGCCATTCCCGGCGGCTACTGCTACATCAACCTGGGCCTGATCCGCAATGTCGAGACCGAGGCCGAGCTGATCAGCGTGGTGGCCCACGAGCTGAGCCATGTCACCAACCGTCACAGCGTGAAGCGCCTGAGCCAGATGCAGCTCCTGGACGCCGCGCAGCAGATCGCCCTGGGCAATTCCGGCACCCTGGCCAACACCGTGGCCGGCATGTTCACCACCGTGGGCATGCTCAGCTACAGCCGCGAGTACGAGCGCCAGGCCGACCACGACGGGCTGATGGTCATGTACAAGGCCGGCTACGACCCCAACGGCATGGTCAAGATGTTCGAGATGCTCAAGTCCAAGCAGCAAAGCCCCGAGACCAAGGGCTGGCAGAACCTGCTCTCCACCCACCCGATGACCGACGAGCGCATCCAGAACGCCAAGGCTCTGATCGCAACCCTGCCGCCGCGCGAGGGCCTGATCGAGAACTCGCCGCAGTGGGCCGAGTTCCGCAAGTACGTTAACGAGAAATACCCGGCCCCGCCGCCCAAGGCGGAGAAAAAATAG
- a CDS encoding class I SAM-dependent methyltransferase yields the protein MPDRYRMLAPYYDIFIDWERRLRTEMPFLLEASGVRWKNEARVLDIGCGTGRHLAGFVQAGCRVEGLEPSVQLRRIAERTLPGAPIHSWGMGGLGRLAQKRGPWDLVLCLGNTLAHLPPSRLDSFCRNLLVATGPGGKAVLHLLNYSRILRLRPEQMPAKTRELEGAQWSFLRSYAYRESSLDFKLEVYRDGAKVAVDVEKHYPLDGERLRQALRSAGFRSLRFLGAFDNNIPFTPDSGDLVALVSSGAAEAKMDSE from the coding sequence ATGCCGGATCGTTACCGTATGTTGGCCCCCTACTATGATATTTTCATCGACTGGGAGCGGCGCCTGCGCACCGAGATGCCTTTCCTGCTGGAGGCCTCGGGCGTGCGCTGGAAAAACGAAGCCCGCGTGCTTGATATCGGCTGCGGCACAGGCCGTCACCTGGCCGGGTTTGTCCAGGCCGGCTGCAGAGTCGAGGGCCTGGAGCCCTCGGTCCAGCTCCGCCGGATCGCAGAGCGCACCCTGCCCGGCGCGCCGATCCATTCCTGGGGCATGGGTGGCCTCGGGCGGCTGGCGCAAAAGCGCGGCCCCTGGGACCTGGTCCTCTGCCTGGGCAACACACTGGCCCACCTTCCCCCCTCCAGGCTGGACTCTTTCTGCCGGAACCTGCTCGTAGCCACCGGCCCGGGAGGGAAAGCCGTGCTTCACCTGTTGAATTACAGCCGGATCCTCCGCCTGCGCCCGGAACAGATGCCAGCCAAGACCCGGGAGCTGGAGGGGGCGCAATGGAGTTTCCTCCGCTCCTACGCCTACCGGGAAAGCAGCCTGGATTTCAAGCTGGAGGTTTACAGGGACGGCGCCAAGGTGGCCGTGGATGTGGAGAAACATTATCCTCTGGACGGAGAGCGTCTCAGGCAGGCGCTCCGGTCCGCCGGGTTCAGGAGCCTCCGCTTTCTCGGGGCGTTCGATAATAACATCCCTTTCACTCCCGATTCCGGCGACCTGGTGGCGCTCGTTTCATCCGGGGCAGCGGAGGCAAAGATGGATTCAGAGTAA
- a CDS encoding HDOD domain-containing protein: MLDLNQLIEQLLKVRKLPTLSSVALLLESSLNEEQPDVQRISSIISDDPPVTSMILKLANSVVFGARRTIGTVQEAVVRLGFQEIRKMVMSLALIQFLSNRVSGKVDPVKFWQHSISVGVCTEVINELTGVIPENGPQAHVVGLLHDIGRWVSATYMPEVHQHIPGDADNPPRPNYILTLERNRIGLDHTQIGAALLERWGLPLKIVHCVRFHHEPDVSPRQQRKITQLVHLADSICNNARIGDVGEGLGSEIRETTWSGLGLTADLLPEILEVLIDRTKHSDVLLSIGGMDGNGGGHA, from the coding sequence ATGCTGGATTTGAACCAATTAATAGAGCAACTGCTGAAAGTCAGGAAGCTGCCGACCTTGTCCAGCGTGGCCCTGTTGCTCGAATCCTCGCTCAACGAGGAACAGCCGGATGTTCAGCGAATCAGTTCGATCATATCGGATGATCCGCCGGTGACCAGCATGATCCTCAAGCTCGCCAATTCGGTGGTGTTCGGTGCGCGACGGACAATCGGCACGGTGCAGGAGGCGGTGGTCAGGCTGGGGTTCCAGGAAATCCGCAAGATGGTGATGAGCCTGGCCCTGATCCAGTTTCTTTCCAATCGCGTGAGCGGCAAGGTCGACCCGGTCAAGTTCTGGCAGCACTCGATCAGCGTTGGGGTCTGCACCGAGGTGATCAACGAGTTGACCGGAGTGATCCCGGAAAACGGCCCTCAGGCCCACGTGGTTGGGCTTCTGCACGACATCGGCCGCTGGGTCAGCGCCACCTACATGCCCGAGGTGCACCAGCACATTCCGGGTGACGCCGACAACCCTCCGCGTCCCAACTACATCCTCACCCTGGAACGCAACCGGATCGGCCTGGACCACACCCAGATCGGCGCGGCCCTGCTCGAGCGCTGGGGCCTGCCGCTAAAGATAGTCCATTGCGTGCGGTTCCACCACGAGCCGGATGTCTCGCCGCGCCAGCAGCGCAAGATCACCCAGCTCGTCCACCTGGCAGACAGTATCTGCAACAACGCCCGGATCGGGGATGTCGGCGAGGGCCTGGGCTCCGAGATACGAGAAACCACCTGGAGCGGGTTGGGACTGACTGCGGACCTTTTGCCCGAGATACTGGAAGTCCTGATCGACAGGACCAAGCACAGCGATGTCCTGCTCTCGATCGGCGGGATGGACGGCAACGGCGGCGGACACGCTTAA